One window of Metopolophium dirhodum isolate CAU chromosome 3, ASM1992520v1, whole genome shotgun sequence genomic DNA carries:
- the LOC132940108 gene encoding beta-sarcoglycan — protein sequence MMKNLKNVASQNLLLPNRLIKPSKKQSKTEENDWLLVATNWYFWIYTWTLMVVAIIGLGATIMLMVVLRFTTRMESIEFLTDSELTKLMGNIDLDDIYKVDGIMEGFKDIPLEMVSENDNILIHVVNPEDKSLESAIELGFTKTQVKNINSFTVGDPENPIFTTSFPNFGLPEGVRHLDVATVYTNRIVSPINETLTLKSSNYTRLKGNEGTTIDGSKIKWSAEGDIFLRSVNGTVVLSSAGIYLDVQNLPVVLSNKFAAHQYKLCICMPSGMVFRVPVSTSYNSYMACSMIDIGENNHPCK from the exons atgatgaaaaatttgaaaaatgtggCGTCACAAAATTTATTGTTGCCCAACCGTCTGATAAAACCATCAAAGAAACAAAGCAAGACGGAAGAAAACGACTG gttATTAGTTGCTACAAATtggtatttttggatttatACATGGACATTAATGGTAGTTGCAATTATTGGCTTAGGCGCCACTATTATGCTAATGGTCGTCTTACGATTCACTACTAGAATGGAGAGTATAGAGTTTTTAACTGATAGCGAGCTGACTAAACTTATGGGCAATATAGATTTAGACGATATATATAAAGTTGATGGCATTATGGAAGGGTTTAAAGATATACCATTAGAAATGGTGAGTGAAAATgacaatatacttatacatgtTGTCAACCCAGAAGATAAAA GTTTGGAATCCGCTATTGAACTTGGATTTACTAAGACAcaagtaaaaaacattaattcatTCACAGTGGGAGATCCAGAAAATCCTATTTTTACCACATCATTTCCAAACTTTGGACTTCCAGAAGGTGTCCGTCACTTAGATGTAGCCACAGTATACACTAATCGGATAGTAAGTCCAATAAACGAAACTCTAACATTGAAATCTTCAAACTATACTCGGCTGAAAGGTAATGAAGGAACTACCATTGATggatctaaaataaaatggtcAGCCGAAGGAGATATATTTCTCAGATCGGTAAATGGTACGGTAGTACTGAGTTCTGCGGGCATTTACTTGGATGTACAAAATTTACCAGTAGTACTGTCTAACAAATTTGCTGCTCATCAATATAAACTATGCATATGTATGCCGAGTGGAATGGTATTCAGAGTCCCAGTGTCAACAAGCTACAATTCTTACATGGCTTGCAGTATGATTGATATAGGAGAGAACAATCATCCATGCAAAtaa
- the LOC132941298 gene encoding proteasome subunit alpha type-2, protein MATERYSFSLTTFSPSGKLVQIEYALAAVSAGAASVGIKASNGVVVATENKRKSLLYETTVEKVQKITPNIGMVYSGMGPDYRLLVRKARKEAAQYQLKFEEEIPTALLVQEVASVMQEYTQSGGVRPFGVSLLVCGWDKTGPKLYQCDPSGAFFAWKATALGKNYVNSKQFLEKRYKEDLELEDAIHTAILALKEGFEGQMTADNIEVGVCRKNRHDEIIFEKLDQQQVADYLANIPN, encoded by the exons ATGGCTACCGAAAGATACAGCTTTTCGTTGACCACATtcag TCCTTCGGGTAAACTTGTTCAGATTGAATATGCGTTAGCAGCAGTGTCGGCTGGTGCAGCATCAGTCGGGATTAAAG CTTCAAATGGTGTTGTAGTTGCTACAGAAAACAAGCGTAAATCTCTTTTATACGAAACAACAGTTGAAAAAGTGCAAAAAATTACACCCAACATTGGAATGGTTTACAGTG GTATGGGACCAGATTATAGACTTCTTGTTAGAAAAGCAAGAAAAGAAGCAGCACAGTACCAATTGAAATTCGAAGAAGAAATACCTACAGCTTTACTGGTACAAGAAGTTGCTAGTGTTATGCAAGAATATACACAATCtgg GGGTGTAAGACCTTTTGGTGTATCATTGTTGGTGTGCGGCTGGGATAAAACTGGCCCCAAACTTTATCAGTGTGATCCATCTGGCGCATTTTTTGCATGGAAGGCCACAGCATTGGGAAAAAATTACGTTAACAGTAAACAGTTTTTAGAAAAaag GTATAAAGAAGACTTGGAGTTGGAAGATGCTATTCATACAGCGATTTTAGCATTAAAAGAAGGGTTTGAAGGACAAATGACTGCAGACAATATTGAGGTTGGCGTTTGTCGTAAGAATAGACACGAtgaaatcatttttgaaaagcTTGACCAACAACAAGTGGCTGATTATTTAGCTAATATACCAAACTAA
- the LOC132940107 gene encoding interleukin enhancer-binding factor 2 homolog — protein sequence MVRGSGRIGMNRFPPSLAGPMVPPFMSRRVPRHPFDIVLCEGAFPRVKPGAHTTEESAFNAALLKRAQVLTPTPEDHSSLLGVVTKIQSILDNIIISPGKTEVSIEEVRVVGSFKKATIMKGHTVADIVVIFKTLPTKESVISLSQRIIADFRENYPTGMQIADDVLMAPDSTGFDVISSQGTVRILISTISTNLKKLTSGLHLDSNAMKLHMGAIRHSRWFDDNASHSSNKMLVRLLKDLRNRFTGLKCLNPWMIDLLAHRSLLNNKQTLPIQIAYRRVIQLLAGGLFLPGSAGIIDPCESGNIRIQTLLSLEQQDLLCMTAQHLVRVMAHGGFIAVLNGNDNILKLKSINGIVFEDLQKAYEKQEEMVEDVDATSAENEEVAMEST from the exons ATGGTTCGTGGTAGTGGACGTATCGGTATGAATAGATTTCCACCATCGTTAGCCGGACCAATGGTTCCTCCATTTATGTCCCGTAGAGTGCCAAGACATCCTTTCGATATCGTCCTTTGCGAAGGGGCTTTCCCTCGAGTGAAGCCTGGCGCTCATACTACAGAGGAGTCGGCTTTCAATGCT GCTTTGCTGAAAAGGGCGCAGGTGTTGACACCCACTCCCGAAGACCATTCATCCTTATTGGGAGTTGTTACCAAGATACAGTCTAtactggataatattattatatccccAGGAAAAACTGAAGTATCT ATAGAAGAGGTTAGAGTAGTTGGATCTTTTAAAAAAGCTACTATTATGAAGGGCCATACTGTGGCTGACATagtggttatttttaaaactttacctACTAAAGAGAGCGTAATCTCTTTGTCTCAAAGAATTATAGCAGACTTCAGAGAAAACTATCCTACTGGTATGCAGATTGCTGATG atgttTTGATGGCTCCAGACAGCACTGGTTTTGATGTTATTTCATCACAAGGTACTGTACGCATACTAATTTCCACGATATCTACAAATTTAAAGAAGCTTACGTCTGGCCTACACTTAGATTCAAATGCAATGAAACTACATATGGGTGCAATACGCCATAG CCGATGGTTTGATGACAATGCCTCTCATTCATCAAATAAGATGCTTGTTAGGCTTCTTAAAGATTTACGCAACCGTTTTACCGggctaaaatgtttaaatccatGGATGATAGACTTATTG gcTCATCGTTCATTGTTAAACAACAAACAAACATTACCCATTCAGATAGCATACAGGAGAGTCATACAACTACTAGCTGGTGGGCTATTTCTTCCTGGTTCAGCTGGAATAATAGATCCCTGCGAAAGTGGTAACATTAGAATTCAAACATTACTATCATTGGAACAGCAAGACTTACTGTGCATGACTGCACAACATTTAGTTCGTGTGATGGCTCATGGTGGTTTTATTGCTGTACTAAATGGAAACGATA ATATTCTAAAATTGAAATCTATTAACGGCATTGTTTTTGAAGACTTGCAAAAAGCATATGAGAAACAAGAAGAGATGGTAGAAGATGTTGATGCTACAAGTGCCGAAAATGAAGAAGTAGCTATGGAGAGTACAtaa